A genomic segment from Pseudoduganella chitinolytica encodes:
- a CDS encoding ABC transporter permease, which yields MFAYYFKLGLRNLRRNPALTALMVLTLAVGVAASVSTLTILHVMSGNPMPHKSERLLVPVFNNGPLEGYSPGDEPNDHQVTYRDAMNLLASGPGERRTAMMGVGGSLQPERKDLAPFAVAGGGPTRDFFAMFEIPFLYGQAWSAADDKAGADVIVLTRALSEKLYGDVNPVGRRVRFEGFDFLITGVIDTWNPVPRFHRIVGMGAFDREDELFVPLASAVRHEWNNYGNTNCTGNAGPGYQAFIDSECTWLQFWFELRSAGERPALQDWLDGYAAEQRKLGRMPRKAPNDLYNLTEWMEHLKVVGNDNKLSAWLAFGFLLLCLVNTVGLLLAKFSVRAAEVGVRRALGASRREIFHQFLTETAVIGLAGGALGLLLALGALALIALQSKQLALVARMDWTMLAVTFLLAVAAALLAGLLPTWRACQVTPALQLKSQ from the coding sequence ATGTTCGCCTATTACTTCAAGCTGGGACTGCGCAACCTGCGCCGCAACCCGGCGCTGACGGCGCTGATGGTGCTGACCTTGGCCGTCGGCGTGGCGGCCAGCGTCAGCACGCTGACGATCCTGCACGTCATGTCCGGCAATCCGATGCCGCACAAGAGCGAGCGCCTGCTGGTCCCCGTCTTCAACAACGGCCCGCTGGAGGGCTACTCGCCCGGCGACGAGCCGAACGACCACCAGGTGACCTACCGCGACGCCATGAACCTCTTGGCCAGCGGTCCGGGCGAGCGGCGCACCGCGATGATGGGCGTGGGCGGCTCGCTGCAGCCGGAGCGCAAGGACCTGGCGCCGTTTGCCGTGGCCGGCGGCGGACCCACGCGGGACTTCTTTGCAATGTTCGAGATCCCGTTCCTGTATGGCCAGGCCTGGAGCGCGGCCGACGACAAGGCCGGCGCCGACGTGATCGTGCTGACGCGGGCCCTGTCCGAAAAGCTGTACGGCGACGTCAACCCGGTGGGGCGGCGCGTGCGCTTCGAGGGCTTCGACTTCCTGATCACGGGCGTGATCGACACGTGGAATCCGGTGCCGCGCTTCCACCGCATCGTCGGCATGGGGGCGTTCGACCGCGAGGACGAACTCTTCGTGCCGCTGGCCAGCGCCGTGCGACATGAATGGAACAACTACGGCAACACCAACTGCACGGGCAACGCGGGGCCCGGCTACCAGGCCTTCATCGACAGCGAGTGCACATGGCTGCAGTTCTGGTTCGAGCTGCGGTCGGCCGGCGAGCGCCCCGCCCTGCAGGACTGGCTGGACGGCTATGCGGCCGAGCAGCGCAAGCTGGGGCGCATGCCGCGCAAGGCGCCCAACGACCTGTACAACCTGACCGAATGGATGGAGCACCTGAAGGTGGTCGGCAACGACAACAAGCTGTCGGCCTGGCTGGCCTTTGGCTTCCTCCTGCTGTGCCTCGTCAATACGGTCGGGCTGCTGCTGGCGAAGTTCTCCGTCCGCGCCGCCGAGGTGGGCGTGCGCCGTGCGCTGGGCGCGTCGCGCCGCGAGATCTTCCACCAATTCCTGACGGAGACGGCCGTGATCGGCCTGGCCGGCGGCGCGCTGGGACTGCTGCTGGCACTGGGCGCGCTGGCGCTGATCGCGCTGCAGTCCAAGCAGCTGGCGCTGGTGGCGCGGATGGACTGGACCATGCTGGCGGTGACGTTCCTGCTGGCGGTAGCCGCCGCCTTGCTGGCGGGCCTGCTGCCGACGTGGCGCGCCTGCCAGGTGACGCCGGCCCTGCAACTGAAATCGCAATAA
- a CDS encoding ABC transporter ATP-binding protein: MLRMQNLSKVYRTHMIETHALRGFEIHVRQGEFVTVTGPSGSGKTSFLNIAGLLEEFTEGEYILDGVNVRGMDDNARSRLRNEKLGFIFQGFNLIPDLSLFDNVDVPLRYRGFNAAERRERIEDALAKVGLASRMKHFPAELSGGQQQRVAIARALAGSPKLLLADEPTGNLDTQMARGVMELLEEINAQGTTILMVTHDPELAARSQRNVHIIDGQVSDLVKKSPTLVA, encoded by the coding sequence ATGCTGCGCATGCAAAACCTGAGCAAAGTCTATCGCACCCACATGATCGAGACGCACGCGCTGCGCGGCTTCGAGATCCACGTGAGGCAGGGCGAATTCGTCACCGTGACGGGGCCCTCCGGCTCCGGCAAGACGAGCTTCCTGAACATCGCCGGCCTGCTCGAGGAGTTCACGGAAGGCGAATACATCCTGGACGGCGTCAATGTCCGCGGGATGGACGACAACGCGCGCTCGCGCCTTCGCAACGAAAAGCTGGGCTTCATCTTCCAGGGCTTCAACCTGATCCCGGACCTGTCCTTGTTCGACAATGTCGACGTGCCGCTGCGCTATCGCGGCTTCAACGCGGCCGAACGGCGCGAGCGCATCGAGGACGCGCTGGCGAAAGTGGGCCTGGCCTCGCGCATGAAGCACTTCCCCGCCGAGCTGTCCGGCGGCCAGCAGCAGCGCGTGGCGATCGCGCGTGCGCTGGCCGGTTCGCCCAAGCTGCTGCTGGCCGACGAACCGACCGGCAACCTCGATACGCAGATGGCGCGCGGCGTGATGGAGCTGCTCGAAGAGATCAACGCGCAAGGCACGACGATCCTGATGGTCACGCACGATCCGGAACTGGCGGCGCGCTCGCAGCGCAACGTGCACATCATCGACGGCCAGGTCTCGGACCTGGTCAAGAAGTCGCCCACGCTGGTTGCGTAA
- a CDS encoding ABC transporter permease: MEIRPILSALLRSKTGPILVAVQVALSLAILANALHIVSERQAVAARPSGVVAEEDIFYLQVSELKNQPTFNDMVASQARQRDVLRAVPGVQSVAQTNQAPLSRSGNNTGISASPDQLKITTGAAFYVSPDSLVKTWGLKLTEGRDFLPTEVADLDMNKDDYQVDVVIVTQALAHKLWPDATTYVGKTLYFGTGKDAEPARIVGVVERLQSTGAEVGERAEMSIVQPIRRISKPRAMYTVRAEPGQRERVIKEAEEALRKDAGNRVIIRALTFEKDRLERYRADRGLAWMLVTVSVLLMLVTASGIVGMASLWVTQRRKQIGVRRALGARRIDILRYFVVENVMITSAGVAVGLLGALALNHLLVSTLELARLPAGYLIGGALIFLALGIAAVYGPAWRAASISPATATRGVV; encoded by the coding sequence ATGGAAATCCGTCCCATCCTGTCCGCGCTGTTGCGCAGCAAGACCGGCCCGATCCTCGTGGCCGTGCAGGTCGCGCTCAGTCTCGCGATCCTGGCCAACGCGCTGCATATCGTCAGCGAACGGCAAGCCGTGGCGGCGCGCCCGTCCGGCGTCGTCGCCGAGGAAGACATCTTCTACCTGCAGGTGAGCGAACTGAAAAACCAGCCCACGTTCAACGACATGGTGGCCAGCCAGGCGCGCCAGCGCGACGTGCTGCGCGCCGTCCCGGGCGTGCAGTCTGTAGCCCAGACCAACCAGGCGCCGCTGTCCCGCTCGGGCAACAACACGGGCATCTCGGCCAGCCCGGACCAGCTGAAGATCACGACAGGCGCCGCGTTCTACGTGTCGCCCGATTCGCTGGTCAAGACGTGGGGCCTGAAGCTCACGGAAGGGCGCGACTTCCTGCCGACCGAGGTGGCCGACCTGGACATGAACAAGGACGACTACCAGGTCGACGTCGTGATCGTCACGCAGGCGCTGGCGCACAAGCTGTGGCCGGACGCCACGACCTACGTCGGCAAGACCCTGTACTTCGGCACCGGCAAGGATGCGGAACCGGCCCGCATCGTCGGCGTCGTCGAACGGTTGCAGTCGACCGGAGCCGAAGTGGGCGAGCGGGCCGAGATGTCGATCGTCCAGCCGATCCGGCGCATCAGCAAGCCGCGCGCGATGTACACCGTACGAGCGGAGCCGGGGCAACGGGAACGCGTCATCAAGGAAGCCGAGGAGGCGCTGCGCAAGGACGCGGGCAACCGCGTCATCATTCGCGCACTGACGTTCGAGAAGGACCGGCTCGAACGCTACCGCGCCGACCGTGGGCTGGCGTGGATGCTGGTGACGGTCAGCGTGCTGCTGATGCTGGTCACGGCCAGCGGCATCGTCGGCATGGCCAGCCTGTGGGTGACGCAGCGGCGCAAGCAGATCGGCGTGCGCCGTGCGCTCGGGGCGCGGCGCATCGACATCCTGCGCTACTTCGTCGTGGAGAACGTGATGATCACCAGCGCAGGCGTCGCGGTCGGGCTGCTGGGCGCCCTGGCGCTGAACCACCTGCTGGTCTCGACGCTGGAGCTGGCGCGCCTGCCGGCCGGCTACCTGATCGGCGGCGCCCTCATCTTCCTGGCACTGGGCATCGCCGCCGTGTACGGCCCGGCATGGCGGGCCGCCAGCATCTCGCCGGCCACCGCCACCCGCGGCGTCGTGTGA
- a CDS encoding efflux RND transporter periplasmic adaptor subunit produces the protein MIRDTSHQDTVIAAPRGQALRRRLLLAAGAVAVAAAFAAAFGSWRGSEHAVSASRLRIADVTRGTLIRDAAVNGRIVAAISPTLYSTAPSSTVTLKVRAGDTVKQGDVLAVLESPDLTDELKKEQSSYQELAAEVARQRILARKQKLLAQRDADTAEIERLSAQRTLERYDGVANEGVVAKIDYQKAKDALRAAEIRARHAGQASNLEQDDVELALKTKTAQLERQKLTLANAQRRVDELTVRAPVNGFIGTLNVANRSVVQANTPLMTLVDLSALEVELEVPETYVNDLGLGMRAEITVNGATATGKLSALSPEVVKNQVLARVRFDGRQPDGLRQSQRVQARLLIDEKPGVLLLPRGPFVESEGGRYAYVVQDGVAVRTPVRLGATSVNAVEIAGGLKQGDKVVVAGTETFENAARVSINR, from the coding sequence ATGATCCGCGACACTTCTCACCAGGACACCGTCATCGCCGCGCCGCGCGGCCAGGCCCTGCGCCGGCGCCTGTTGCTGGCCGCTGGCGCCGTCGCCGTGGCGGCCGCCTTCGCCGCCGCGTTCGGCAGCTGGCGCGGCAGCGAGCATGCCGTCAGCGCCAGCCGGCTGCGCATCGCCGACGTGACGCGCGGCACGCTGATCCGCGATGCCGCCGTCAACGGCCGGATCGTCGCCGCGATCAGCCCCACGCTGTATTCGACGGCGCCGTCGTCGACCGTCACGCTGAAGGTGCGCGCCGGTGACACGGTCAAGCAGGGCGACGTGCTGGCCGTGCTGGAATCGCCCGACCTGACCGACGAACTGAAAAAGGAACAATCGAGCTACCAGGAACTGGCCGCCGAGGTGGCACGCCAGCGCATCCTGGCCCGCAAGCAGAAGCTGCTGGCGCAGCGCGACGCCGACACGGCCGAGATCGAGCGCCTGTCCGCCCAGCGCACGCTGGAGCGCTACGATGGCGTCGCCAACGAAGGCGTCGTCGCCAAGATCGACTACCAGAAGGCCAAGGACGCGCTGCGCGCCGCCGAGATCCGCGCGCGCCACGCGGGCCAGGCGTCGAACCTGGAGCAGGACGACGTGGAACTGGCGCTGAAGACCAAGACGGCGCAGCTGGAGCGGCAGAAGCTGACGCTGGCGAACGCCCAGCGCCGCGTCGACGAACTGACGGTGCGCGCACCCGTGAACGGTTTCATCGGCACGCTCAACGTCGCCAACCGCAGCGTGGTGCAGGCCAACACGCCGCTGATGACGCTCGTCGACCTGTCGGCCCTGGAAGTGGAGCTGGAAGTGCCCGAGACGTACGTCAACGACCTGGGCCTCGGCATGCGCGCCGAGATCACCGTCAACGGCGCCACCGCCACCGGCAAGCTGTCCGCACTGTCGCCGGAAGTCGTCAAGAACCAGGTGCTGGCGCGCGTGCGCTTCGACGGCCGCCAGCCCGATGGCCTGCGCCAGAGCCAGCGCGTGCAGGCGCGCCTGCTGATCGACGAGAAGCCCGGCGTGTTGCTGCTGCCGCGCGGACCGTTCGTCGAATCGGAGGGCGGCCGCTACGCCTACGTCGTGCAGGACGGCGTGGCCGTGCGCACGCCCGTGCGCCTGGGCGCCACCAGCGTCAATGCCGTCGAAATCGCCGGCGGCCTGAAACAAGGCGACAAGGTTGTCGTCGCCGGCACCGAAACGTTCGAGAACGCCGCGCGCGTCTCCATCAACCGCTGA
- a CDS encoding spermidine synthase, which produces MPNRRFDQPGHPPATITEYQGVRSLHLGTSWVQGAMRLSKPDAIELEYVQMMMMWLLFNDDPRQIVQLGLGSAALTKFCYHRFPHARVSAAELNPNVIAICESLFGLPPNDARLNVREMNALDFVNDPANHGKVDVLQVDLYDEEARGPVLDTPEFYRACADCLGDDGIMTANVFGDFSNYDKNLQHMELAFDAVVWLPEVHDANIVVIAFKRAPVLDFSVLYERAAAIRKQYNLPAKAWVNGLKSWMQDQQ; this is translated from the coding sequence ATGCCGAACCGACGTTTCGACCAACCCGGTCACCCTCCCGCCACCATCACCGAATACCAGGGCGTACGCTCGCTCCACCTGGGCACCTCCTGGGTACAGGGCGCCATGCGGCTGTCCAAGCCCGATGCCATCGAGCTCGAATACGTGCAGATGATGATGATGTGGCTGCTGTTCAACGACGACCCGCGCCAAATCGTCCAGCTCGGCCTGGGCAGCGCGGCGCTGACCAAGTTCTGCTACCACCGTTTCCCCCATGCCCGCGTCAGCGCGGCCGAACTCAATCCCAACGTCATCGCCATCTGCGAATCGCTGTTCGGCCTGCCGCCGAACGATGCGCGCCTAAACGTGCGCGAGATGAACGCGCTGGACTTCGTCAACGACCCTGCCAATCACGGCAAGGTGGACGTGCTGCAGGTCGACCTGTATGACGAAGAGGCCCGCGGCCCCGTGCTGGACACGCCCGAGTTCTACCGGGCCTGCGCCGACTGCCTGGGCGACGACGGCATCATGACGGCGAACGTCTTCGGCGACTTCAGCAACTACGACAAGAACCTGCAGCACATGGAATTGGCCTTCGATGCCGTCGTCTGGCTGCCGGAGGTCCACGACGCGAACATCGTCGTCATCGCCTTCAAGCGCGCACCGGTCCTCGATTTTTCCGTGCTGTACGAGCGCGCCGCGGCGATCCGCAAGCAGTACAACCTGCCCGCCAAGGCTTGGGTCAACGGCCTGAAATCCTGGATGCAGGATCAACAATAA
- a CDS encoding sensor histidine kinase → MTSGLRLSLLTRWSALVGTLLTLGIVIALALEYWFPNRPLLVLGVCLLCVVPLSIITIRSQLMPMLSLFRALAGTVTSYRDGDFSFSLYWPQNDELCDLVAAHNELGEVLRAQRLDLVQRELLLDTMVQNTPVAMLLVADNGPVVYANIAARQMLDEGRKLEGQRLDALLGKATPALADAVARGGDGLFTTGDGEDEDVFHLARRRFNLNGRRHELLLLRQLTSELRRQEVQTWKKVIRVISHELNNSLAPLTSLAHSGAELVRRGQVERLPQILATIEERTRHLEGFILGYARFAKLPAPRLEPQRWQDFIARLADQVPFRVQGELPAEPCAFDAAQLEQALLNLLKNAHESGSPPEAVTVAVRRVQDVVRIDVQDAGPGMSDTVLTNALVPFYSTKRSGTGLGLALAREIAEAHGGRITLANRAGGGLAVTLILPSVYLTD, encoded by the coding sequence ATGACATCCGGCCTGCGGCTTTCGCTGCTGACGCGCTGGTCGGCGCTGGTCGGCACGCTGCTCACGCTGGGCATCGTCATCGCGCTGGCGCTGGAGTATTGGTTCCCGAATCGCCCGCTGCTGGTGCTGGGCGTCTGCCTGCTGTGCGTGGTGCCGCTCTCCATCATCACGATCCGTTCCCAACTGATGCCGATGCTGTCGCTGTTCCGCGCCCTGGCCGGCACCGTGACCAGCTACCGCGACGGCGATTTCTCGTTCAGCCTTTACTGGCCGCAGAACGACGAGCTGTGCGACCTGGTAGCCGCGCACAACGAACTGGGCGAAGTGCTGCGTGCCCAGCGCCTCGACCTCGTACAGCGCGAGCTGCTGCTCGATACGATGGTGCAGAACACGCCCGTCGCGATGCTGCTGGTGGCGGACAACGGCCCGGTCGTCTACGCCAATATCGCCGCGCGCCAGATGCTGGACGAGGGCCGCAAGCTGGAAGGCCAGCGCCTCGATGCACTGCTCGGCAAGGCCACGCCGGCGCTGGCCGATGCGGTGGCACGGGGCGGCGACGGCCTGTTTACCACCGGCGACGGCGAAGACGAGGATGTGTTCCACCTGGCGCGGCGCCGCTTCAACCTGAACGGGCGCCGCCACGAGCTGCTGCTGCTGCGCCAGCTGACCTCGGAGCTGCGCCGGCAGGAAGTGCAGACGTGGAAGAAAGTCATCCGCGTCATCAGTCATGAACTGAACAACTCGCTGGCGCCATTGACGTCGCTGGCCCACTCCGGCGCGGAGCTGGTGCGGCGCGGCCAGGTCGAGCGCCTGCCGCAGATCCTGGCCACCATCGAGGAGCGCACGCGTCACCTGGAGGGATTCATCCTCGGCTACGCCCGCTTCGCCAAGCTGCCGGCGCCGCGCCTGGAACCGCAGCGCTGGCAGGATTTCATTGCCAGACTGGCCGACCAGGTGCCGTTTCGTGTGCAGGGCGAACTGCCCGCCGAGCCTTGCGCCTTCGATGCGGCGCAGCTGGAACAGGCGCTGCTCAACCTGCTGAAGAACGCCCACGAGTCCGGTTCGCCGCCGGAGGCCGTGACGGTGGCCGTGCGGCGCGTGCAGGACGTGGTCCGCATCGACGTGCAGGACGCCGGACCGGGCATGAGCGATACCGTGCTGACCAATGCGCTGGTGCCGTTCTACTCGACCAAGCGCAGCGGCACGGGCCTGGGGCTGGCGCTGGCGCGCGAAATCGCCGAAGCGCATGGCGGGCGCATCACGCTGGCCAATCGCGCCGGCGGCGGCCTGGCCGTCACGCTGATCCTGCCGTCGGTTTACCTGACAGATTGA
- a CDS encoding sigma-54-dependent transcriptional regulator, with product MPTVLIIDDNAAIAMALEVLFSLHDIETLRAASPEEGLAALDRAGAAIDLVIQDMNFTADTTSGEEGVALFRAIRKRHPDLPVILLTAWTHLDAAVDLIKAGAADYLAKPWDDQRLIATVKNLLELGQANRVLRQRLQGELRQRRELEQYDLRGMVWQDPATERVIHLACQVARADVPVLISGPNGTGKERIAEIIQANSPVRDGPFVVLNCGALPAELIEAELFGADAGAYTGASKAREGKFEAADGGTLFLDEIGNLPLAGQMKLLRVLETGRFERLGSNRERQVQVRVVSATNADLPAMIRAGTFREDLYYRLNVIELKLPPLAGRPGDILPLARHFLSGAKTLRADAEAALLAHPWPGNVRELKNVMARARLLATGHDIGVADLGLPAVALPPGAPAEAEPDRDAISQALARANGIVAQAATDLGLSRQALYRRMERLGIGRP from the coding sequence ATGCCCACTGTACTCATCATCGACGACAACGCCGCCATCGCGATGGCGCTGGAAGTGCTGTTCTCGCTGCACGACATCGAGACGCTGCGCGCCGCGTCGCCGGAGGAAGGGCTGGCCGCACTGGACCGCGCTGGCGCCGCCATCGACCTGGTGATCCAGGACATGAACTTCACGGCCGACACCACGTCCGGCGAGGAAGGCGTGGCGCTGTTCCGGGCGATCCGCAAGCGCCACCCGGACTTGCCCGTGATCCTGCTGACGGCATGGACGCACCTCGACGCAGCCGTGGACCTGATCAAGGCCGGTGCGGCCGATTACCTGGCCAAGCCGTGGGACGACCAGCGCCTGATCGCCACCGTCAAGAACCTGCTGGAACTGGGCCAGGCCAACCGCGTGCTGCGCCAGCGCCTGCAGGGCGAACTGCGCCAGCGGCGCGAGCTGGAACAGTACGACCTGCGCGGCATGGTATGGCAGGACCCCGCCACGGAACGCGTCATCCACCTGGCCTGCCAGGTGGCGCGGGCCGACGTGCCCGTGCTGATCAGCGGGCCGAACGGCACCGGCAAGGAACGCATCGCCGAGATCATCCAGGCCAACTCGCCCGTGCGCGACGGCCCGTTCGTCGTGCTCAATTGCGGCGCGCTGCCGGCCGAGCTGATCGAAGCGGAACTGTTCGGCGCCGACGCGGGCGCCTACACGGGCGCCTCGAAGGCGCGCGAAGGCAAGTTCGAGGCGGCCGACGGCGGCACGCTGTTCCTCGACGAGATCGGCAACCTGCCGCTGGCCGGCCAGATGAAACTGCTGCGGGTACTGGAGACGGGGCGCTTCGAGCGGCTCGGGTCGAACCGCGAGCGGCAGGTGCAGGTGCGCGTCGTCAGCGCCACCAATGCCGACCTGCCCGCGATGATCCGCGCCGGCACGTTCCGCGAGGACCTGTACTACCGCCTCAACGTCATCGAACTGAAGCTGCCGCCGCTGGCGGGCCGGCCGGGCGACATCCTGCCGCTGGCGCGCCACTTCCTGAGCGGCGCCAAGACCTTGCGGGCGGACGCGGAAGCGGCCCTGCTCGCGCATCCCTGGCCCGGCAACGTGCGCGAACTGAAGAACGTCATGGCACGCGCGCGGCTGCTCGCCACTGGCCATGACATCGGCGTGGCCGACCTGGGCCTGCCGGCCGTCGCGCTGCCGCCTGGAGCCCCGGCGGAAGCGGAACCGGACCGCGATGCCATCAGCCAGGCGCTGGCGCGGGCCAACGGTATCGTCGCGCAGGCGGCCACCGACCTGGGCCTGTCGCGCCAGGCGCTGTACCGGCGCATGGAGCGGCTGGGCATCGGCCGGCCCTGA
- a CDS encoding FxDxF family PEP-CTERM protein, with amino-acid sequence MKLSTIALAAALLACTGAQADDITANVNLAGDAWPNLTGAFGITHYEGGTFQDTITFSPTYGEWLVDASLITIGFNADTDIDFTYAAINGHAMSLSPTGVYEFAYMLQEPIPGPLILTVYGTVDTASWAASASYAGTINISPVPEPATYGMLIGGLGILAFLARRRS; translated from the coding sequence ATGAAATTATCGACCATTGCACTGGCCGCGGCGCTGCTGGCCTGCACCGGCGCGCAGGCGGACGACATCACCGCCAACGTCAACCTGGCAGGGGACGCCTGGCCCAACCTGACGGGCGCCTTTGGTATCACTCACTACGAGGGCGGCACATTTCAGGACACCATCACGTTCTCGCCTACCTATGGCGAGTGGCTGGTGGATGCCAGCCTGATCACGATCGGCTTCAATGCCGATACCGACATCGACTTCACCTATGCGGCGATCAACGGGCATGCGATGTCGCTCAGCCCGACCGGCGTCTATGAGTTCGCCTACATGCTGCAGGAACCCATCCCGGGGCCATTGATCTTGACCGTGTACGGCACGGTCGATACCGCCAGTTGGGCGGCCTCGGCCAGCTATGCGGGCACGATCAATATCTCGCCGGTACCGGAACCGGCGACCTACGGCATGCTGATAGGCGGGCTGGGCATCCTGGCCTTCCTGGCGCGGCGACGTAGCTGA
- a CDS encoding FxDxF family PEP-CTERM protein: MKLQSIVLAALLSTAFGGAMAENYTSPVIALVGDDAGSWTKGFETNHVVGDFTDTWTFKYGGIPAEATGFVKNVQTRVNNIDFYSATLNGVALDITNGAVKSEVEFFGLPVNGTLTLVLTGKAFGTNASYSGTMDVTSAVPEPTTYGMLIGGLGVMAFLARRRKQA; encoded by the coding sequence ATGAAACTGCAATCGATCGTTCTGGCCGCACTCCTGAGCACCGCCTTCGGTGGCGCCATGGCTGAAAACTACACCTCCCCAGTCATCGCTTTGGTCGGCGACGATGCTGGCAGCTGGACCAAAGGTTTCGAAACCAACCACGTAGTCGGCGACTTCACCGACACGTGGACGTTCAAATACGGCGGCATTCCTGCTGAAGCTACCGGCTTCGTCAAGAACGTGCAGACCCGCGTCAACAACATCGACTTCTACAGCGCAACGCTGAACGGTGTGGCGCTGGACATCACCAACGGTGCTGTAAAATCCGAAGTTGAATTCTTCGGCCTGCCAGTCAACGGCACGCTGACCTTGGTCCTGACGGGCAAGGCCTTCGGCACCAACGCCAGCTACTCGGGCACGATGGACGTAACGTCGGCCGTTCCAGAGCCAACCACCTACGGCATGCTGATCGGCGGCCTGGGCGTAATGGCCTTCCTGGCACGTCGCCGCAAGCAAGCTTGA